The Rufibacter sp. DG15C region GACCCAAATTTCAAGTTTGCTTGCCAGTGGCTACCTGTGACTTGAGATTGCCTGTCAAGCTTAGATTATATATAAAATGTAATTCTGAAGTTGAGGACCAGGTTATTAAGCTAAGAGTGGGATCCTTCTATCTACCTGAGTTTAAGTTGCAGAAGGATAAAATCTTCTATGAGCTTACCATTCCTGAAACTGTATTTGAGAAAGATTCTTTCATGATGGTTCAAAATGCTGGTTCAGACGTGGATGAGCAGTTTAATGGATATGATATTGGTTCTGGGCAAATTGATAAAGGGCAATTTGACGCTGAAAGAGAAGTGAAAATGTTTTGTGGCGGTGCCTGCTTAATTTCTAAAGTTGCTTTAGAAAAGGTTGGGCTTTTTGAAGAGTTATATTTTAGTTATTATGAAGACTCTGATTTGAGTTTTAGGATAAGAAACAATGGTTTCAAAATAGTATATAATCCAAAAGCTCTAGTATGGCATTATCACTCCGCAACAAGCGTGGAATGGTCTCCTTTCTTTACATATCACGTTTTTAGGAATAAATTAATTTTCGCTTTCAAAAACATAGGTATTAAAGCTTTTGTTGCCTCATATTTAGATCGTATTAATGAAACCTGGTATTTTGTTAAATTTGGATACAAAATCAAGTTTTCTGATCCAGCACTAAGGTCAAGAATAAAGCTGAATTTTAACGTACTAAAAGACTCAGTTTCAGGAATTATTAGATATAATCCAACCAAGTTCTAAGTGAAAATTTTCTTATTTAATAAATATTTGCCTACCAGCGGGGGAGGTGAAAAGCATGCGGGAGGCATTGCGGAAGTTCTTTCAAAAAAGCATGATGTCACAATTCTATATAGCGGTGAAGCTAATGTTACGCTAATTTCATCAAAATTAAATCTTGATTTATCAAGAGTAAAGTTTGTTAGTTTTAGTGAAGAGAGAAATATATATAGCCAGGTGATGGAGTTTATACAATCCAATAGACCTGACATATTTATTAACGCAACCTATTTCTCTACGTTTGTTGCGCCTAATGCTGTTAATATTTCCTTGGTTTTCTTTCCTAAATTTAATTTAACAAGAAAGCCTTCAAC contains the following coding sequences:
- a CDS encoding glycosyltransferase, which encodes MESRVAIITGFYKSPNFLKELFKSLNKQSYRLFDVYIYNYELNEFDVGLIADINFNYHLLNLPKNVGFAGGNNAAIKAAKQVFDYSFYALINDDTKPDKDWLLNLVSKARERDEIGVVTSKLVFYERFLLVQGDITSENQPHNQIVEARFYNNSCFENCWYPKKFFLEGFGNEEEDEIFTFRSIGPKFQVCLPVATCDLRLPVKLRLYIKCNSEVEDQVIKLRVGSFYLPEFKLQKDKIFYELTIPETVFEKDSFMMVQNAGSDVDEQFNGYDIGSGQIDKGQFDAEREVKMFCGGACLISKVALEKVGLFEELYFSYYEDSDLSFRIRNNGFKIVYNPKALVWHYHSATSVEWSPFFTYHVFRNKLIFAFKNIGIKAFVASYLDRINETWYFVKFGYKIKFSDPALRSRIKLNFNVLKDSVSGIIRYNPTKF